DNA sequence from the Malus sylvestris chromosome 10, drMalSylv7.2, whole genome shotgun sequence genome:
CATTTGTTTGATTGAAGTCATACCAGTTTAACAATTAGGGAATTGAAATTTGAACAGTATGTCATTGATGATGGTCATTCAGCCAGCCTGTAGTGCAATGGAGCGgctttacttttatttttttcttcccagTGGTTTGTTCTAcgctgtattttttttttccttgtggtCTGATTCTACCCTGATCTGAATGGCTATGTAGGATGACATATTGTCTGGAACATCCAGCAAGAAAAATGCTGCTCATGCCAGTGGATCCATTTGAGCCTAACAAGTCCTGCTATGTCTGTTCAGAGGTATACTGATTGTTCTTTTCTAAATTCCATCTTTGTGGGATCTTTGTGCTGACAGTTAAAGTGGAATTGCGATATGCACTAATGCAATATGATTGTAAGCAGACACCACTATCACTTGAGATCAATACTCACTGCACAAAGTTGCGGGATGTAGTTGAAAAGATTGTTAGAGCCAAGCTTGGGATGAGCTTGCCACTCATTATGCATGGGTCAGCCCTTCTTTATGAAGTTGGTGATGACCTGGACGAAGACATGGTTGCAAATTATGCAGCAAACCTTGATAAGGTATGAATTCTTTTCCTCTGTTTCTGGAAGACTTGCTCATGTAAGTTCACCTGATACATGTGTCTTGTTTgtgtgatttaaaaaaaatgtttttaccTAAAATTGCAGGTGCTGTCTGAGCTTCCTACGCCAGTTACCAGTGGGACCATGCTGACAATTGAGGATCTTCAGCAAGAACTATCATGCAAGATCAATATTAAGCACAGGTGGTTCTTTATCCAGTTGATCTGCAAGCTCCTATGCATCATTAAAATTGCTTCTTAACATCACATAcaaaatgatggatgactttaagACATGAGCATTCGCAATAACTAATTTTCCTGTTATGGTTTATAAAAATAAAGCTTCACGCAGCTGTATAAGCTGAAATATTTTTGTGAGATAGTAAGCAATCAGAAGCTGTGTTAGTTGAAGTTAATGTCCTTCATCCTACAATTTATCTTCTCTTCCATTATTGGCTCCCCCACCCCCTGAAGCCTAACCAAGTATGCCATTGTGGTTGCATGAAGCATTTTCTGATCTAGTAgccgttttttattttattttatttatttatttatttatttttttaataggggTTGGGTGATGATGCTATTTTATTCTTTACTGTCATGTAATCTACATGATTATTAATGCAAGTTTGATTTCATGCAGAGAGGAGTTTGATGAAGAGAAGGAACCCGATGGAATGGTTCTATCTGGTTGGACTCAATCTCCTGCGCTGGCACAGGATGACAAGAAGTCTACTGCAAATGCTGGAAGCACGTCAAATGCATCATCATCTATGGAGGCTGAAAGGACTGATGATGTTGAAACTACTCCTGGAAGGAAGAGAAAACTGTCTGAGGTTTCTGAGGCAGTCAATCCAGATATACCAGGTGTTGCTGGCAGTAGTACAAGAAATCCCGAGAAATTGGAACTTGTTGACGACGACGATGAGCTTGTCATATTTGATAATTGGGATTCAGTCACCAGCAAGAAGATAAAGTTGCAATAGTTCATCCTTGGATCTCTAATGTGGAGGCGTCAGTTCAGTTCTAATTTTGTACCATTAGTGAGAAGCACTGATTCTTTTTGGGAGGTTGGCTCAATTGCTGTTTATTAGGTGGAGCCGGTACAAATTAAGCAGTCTTTTCGCTTCCCTTTTTCTGTGGTTATAAGTGTAATGTGTCTTCTTCTTCCTAACTTAGTTGACAGATTTTTAGCCGTGTAACTTGAAAACCATAACTTAGAAAATGCCCCTGAAATGACTAAACTAGTGAATCATGAATTTCGGAGCTCCTTTTTATGTCATCATGAATTAAGTTTCCACCATGGATTTGGAAAATATTTAGGTTTGAGTTGCGAAAAGCGAAAACATGTGAGGTGTTTTTTTTCGTAAAATCGCTTGGAAGTAATTTTCCAAGTGAGTTTACGGGGAATTGCTCCTCATGTGCTTCTCCCCAGAAGTGATTTTGCCCCCTTTTACAATGGCGTCTGAAGTGGCAGGGGTTTGTTACTTTAAGTGGCAAGGGTTTGTTACTCGAGGTGGTGCAGAGCGTTCACCCTCGTTGCATGTGAGGTTACATGTTCGAGTTCCTTTTGCAATATTGCTCATATGTGTGGATGTACATGAAAGTGAGTGAAACCTAATAATATTAGCAATTTGAGGGGGGATTATACAACTTAGATGTTAAAGCAACAGCATCTTCTACATGAGGATTTCATGGAACTAACTTGGCCATGTGATGCTACTGATGTTCTCGTTATAACATGGCTAGACACGAcaagtttatattttattaaaacacgGTTAGACACCACAAGCTACTATTTTATTAAAACATACACACATGTTGTACGATAAAGAGGAAAACAAAAGGGGAAGGTAGCTAGCATTCTCCTTTGTCCATTCGTTTAAGCGGGGGAAAAGAGAGATTCATTTGTGGATTTCTGGCATGCCACTCAAAGCTCATGTGATGTGAAGCTGAATTGTTTACAACATTTTGGACCTCTCAAATTGTTTACAGCAATTACATAGAGAGCTCGTATGAATTTAGTATTTTGAATGTTGAATGAGCTTTCTTTTGAGTTATCAGTTTTGCGGAGATTAAGCCTAATACTGCTGCTGCTCATCTCATTGAATTTGCACCAACTGTATATGCTCCAATTTACATATAGGTTTGTAAGTTTGTGTTACATTTGCCTCGAATCTTAGGTATAACCGGTTGTACAACACTATAAAAGGGAAGATTTCTCACCACAAAAAACAACAGATTTTGAAACACAAAAgcaaatttattaataataaagtCTCACAGCATTCATCATCTGAAATCCCCATCAACTACCAAAAAGCatcaaacagaaacaaacatcaaaatataactCCTACAAGGAGAGAGAAGTCTATCGAAGAAACAATAACAGCACACTACTAGTAACTCCAAGCGCCCTCAAAAACCATGAATCTTGATCCGCTCCTTGTCGGCAATATTAGCATCAACAAGAAACTGAAGCACCTTGTTGCGCTGATCGCCTTGGAGCTGAATTATCTTGCCGAGCTTTTTGTCCTCAACCACATTGCCATTGCAGCAGAACTCCCTTTCCAGATCCTTAAGCTTCTTCTTGAAGTCCAGGTCCTCCTTCAGCCCTTCAACTATTGTCAGGCACTTCTTTCCATTCCTCTGCTGCACTCGAACATGCACATACTCCTTGGCTCCAAGCGCATCTGGCTCTTCGGTGTCTCTAAAAGGGTCATTAAAAGGGTCGAAAGGAGCTAGGGGCGTGCCGTATAGAGGGTCAACAGTAGTTGCGATCTGAACGTCTGGGTCAATCATGTAATTTGCTTTGATTGAGAACCTAAACAAATTAATCTGCAAACTGCAACACAGAACAATAACTGTTTGTTAGCCTTCCTCACATCGCAATCTTCAACTGACAATCCACGTAAACCACGTAAGAAATCAACGCCTCCGATCCAACAGATTAAGAACATGAATACACAGAAGTCAAGAATGTCTTGCATAGAAGAATGCATACATCATGCCTCACGaaataaattcaaataattCATCTCATGACAGACTCGTAACTCGTAACtgggttttttttggtttttttccaaTCTTCCAACGAAAAACCCTAACTCTAATGACCAGGAACATCAAAACACTACAAACATAATTCAAATTATTCATGCATGCTTTAGATTTGTCACGAAAATAAAAATTCACAAGCGTAATCCTAATTAAATATTTCAGTCAAACATATTATAGATAATTTCACTACCAAAATCCAGAAAAAGTATGCAAAACCCTAGAAAGTAGAAACTCTAATTCCTAGCATCAATCTCAGAGAATGCACAATGCAATTCACAtcccaaaaaacaaataaaaaaataagagacGAAAACAAACATACCTGAAGAATAAAACTCGAAAAGGTAaaaggggtttagggtttctgaCTTTCTTGGGAACTAAGGAATGTTCGATGATTAAGCTTCGGTGATTTGCGTATGAGATAATTATAGAGGCAGCGGTGTCTATATATAGGCATGGAAGCCGGCAGCATATTGCACGTGGATGGACGAGATGGAATGTTAGGGGAAGAGACTTGAACGGTGGGATTATGTTggtgttttgtttccttttcgtTGGAGGACAAACTCAATAGCATTttttcaaaagtaaaaaaataatttatcatAGTTGTGGAAAATAATCATGTTTATGCATTTTTGTGTGCCTGGGATTTTCACTGATCCTCTTGCCtaacaaaaaaaactttattattTATAGTGCAATAACAAATCCGATACTATAACAGAATAAATCAAAATGAGGCTTTGAGTTgagtataaaatttaattttaagtaCTACTAGTGAAAGAACCCTAAAtctttaatgtaaaatattaagGGTAGTGCTACCCACACATCCGTTTTTACATCTTACGCACTTTTCTCAAATTTCAACCatcagataaaaaaaattgaagaaaatcaccaaaaattaataaaaatatgtgagaggtaaaaatatatatgtgaatagCAATATCCAATTTGAATGGTAAATTCCATCTATGATTAAAGTATTATGTGAGACAATATAAAGGACTTTGAATGCAGCATGGTCACCCAGGATATAGTGGACCATCTCATCAAATGAACTAAACTTGGAGTTGGAGGAAACTCATTGGCTTTTTATGCGTCGAAAGGAACTTTCTTTGAAGCTGCGGGTAAGTCTTTGCCTTTGGATCTTTTTATCATTGGTCTACAAATCCAATTAATTAGATTTATATttaatcaaggttctaaaagatatTAGGCGTTAGTAGGGTGCTTGGTTGgagcctagtgcctaggcgaTTAGGCGGGGTCTAGGCGGGAGCCTAGGGGATTTAagtaattttattatatatcatataaataagcatctatttatacttaaaaaaatacataattgtgtTGGAATACCTaatttgcaaaataaaatgacatatatattacaaagtattagaacatattgatAATATAGGGAACAATCATATAATGAGtattcatccaagtattcaacaagtcttttacattttattaaaaaaataaaatgcaaaatgaaaggtATCAATTTTAtgtctaagtgagagtcgcGACCTAAGTTAGTGCATAGGCAGTCTAGGCGGACACATAAGCAGGTCTAggcgccctttcttaattttcaaaggTCTAGGAATTAATCGGGACGGGACGGCTCTAGGTggaaatttttagaacaatATGACAAAAAAGGCCAAATTTTCCACAAGATTGTGGCATGAGCTGTCTTTGGCTTGGTCTCCACGTTATTCTAATTAATTAGTTCTATGAATTTTTTCGGtttctctttaatttatttaaccTATTAATATTATCGTTCTCCTCAAGGTAAATCACATTTGCAcccttttattttaaatattgacCCTTTATTATTCCGAAGTTGCGAATTGTTACACTATTTACCATTTCATAAagttaattgattaatttacGCAAGACTCGAAAGCTTTTTGCACCATATTGGTGTCATGTAGGTCATATTATGTTTTTTAAACAAAGTGGCAAAAAGCccgagaaaagaaagaaaactacaATAAGTCACGAGACCAAGCgacctctggctatttagcaatTAGAAGACGTGGACAGGATGAAGGAGCTTgctaaaaaatacaaaatgtaGGGCATATTATTTCACTCTATCTAATATAGAGGGTtaaactttttattaaaaaacttTCTTAGTTGTTGTGTAGATGCAAATGGTGCTTTACCGCAATGGTAGAAAACAATCATGTCTATCACTAATGCGGGTTCGATCCCCACTGATCTCTCgtc
Encoded proteins:
- the LOC126586674 gene encoding protein translation factor SUI1 homolog, whose amino-acid sequence is MIDPDVQIATTVDPLYGTPLAPFDPFNDPFRDTEEPDALGAKEYVHVRVQQRNGKKCLTIVEGLKEDLDFKKKLKDLEREFCCNGNVVEDKKLGKIIQLQGDQRNKVLQFLVDANIADKERIKIHGF